The following are encoded in a window of Novosphingobium sp. THN1 genomic DNA:
- a CDS encoding chemotaxis protein CheA: MTAEEIQAIFFAECEESLAAAEQGLAACREGTQDSDTVNAVFRGVHSIKGGAGAFGYVALQGFTHTFETLLSDVRDGTVPITGPLTDLLLRALDTLSDHVTAARDGTEPPEDGALQAELTAAMAANAGAAPAAPAITPTPAAQPAPAEVVAPVAAEASSDEGDDFDFDLDALLDDISGEITPDSAPAADAEVTEARWHMRLRPHSGAMRNGSEPLLMLREMADMGGKCELCDVSAVPPLDSFDPGCGYLGWAFSFPSGVAEASVRDIFDFVGDDCSLAFGADADMPPVRKTDAAPPTPAAPQAAPPVAVQTAAPAPAADAPIAVEEATTARVAASGGSAPPAPPAPGQSIRIELGKLDKLIDAVGELVIAQAMMAQRLAGQGLAVAEEMAMIEGLTRDIQESAMSIRAQPIGSVFSRVPRILRELSSTTGKHVRLEVSGESTELDKTVIERLGEPLTHLIRNAVDHGIEPADERIAAGKSAEGTLTLSAEHRSGRILIRIGDDGKGIDRERVFAKAVEKGLIAPDAILSKEEIDLLIFAPGFSTAQQVSNISGRGVGMDVVRQNVKDLGGRITIDSEPGKGTTFTLTLPLTLAISDGMVVNVGDQTLVVPLANVVESLRPEPHEVQGLGASRSMINVRGRFIPVISLAHSVGAAQAVSDPREAVLIVVETEGAGRAALMVDAICDQRQVVIKSLDTHYRSVEGVAGATILGDGRVALIIDVDGLVSRSLSSASSAAMAEAA; the protein is encoded by the coding sequence ATGACCGCCGAGGAAATCCAGGCGATCTTCTTCGCCGAATGCGAAGAGTCGCTGGCTGCGGCCGAACAGGGTCTCGCCGCTTGCCGCGAAGGAACGCAAGACAGCGATACCGTCAACGCCGTTTTCCGTGGCGTCCATTCGATCAAGGGCGGTGCCGGGGCATTCGGCTACGTGGCGCTGCAGGGTTTCACCCATACCTTCGAAACGCTGCTGTCGGATGTGCGCGACGGCACCGTGCCGATTACCGGCCCGCTCACCGACCTGCTCCTGCGCGCGCTCGATACGCTGAGCGATCATGTGACTGCTGCGCGCGACGGAACCGAGCCGCCCGAGGACGGCGCGCTCCAGGCCGAACTTACCGCAGCAATGGCAGCCAACGCCGGTGCCGCGCCCGCCGCCCCGGCCATCACGCCGACACCAGCCGCGCAGCCCGCGCCGGCAGAGGTCGTCGCGCCGGTTGCAGCAGAAGCATCCAGCGACGAAGGCGACGATTTCGACTTCGATCTTGATGCCCTGCTTGACGACATCTCGGGCGAAATCACGCCAGATTCTGCGCCTGCCGCCGATGCCGAGGTGACGGAAGCGCGCTGGCACATGCGGCTGCGCCCCCACAGCGGTGCGATGCGCAATGGCAGCGAGCCGCTGCTGATGCTGCGCGAAATGGCGGATATGGGCGGCAAGTGCGAGCTTTGCGACGTGTCCGCGGTCCCGCCGCTCGATTCGTTCGATCCCGGCTGCGGCTATCTTGGCTGGGCATTCAGCTTCCCCTCCGGCGTTGCCGAAGCCAGTGTCCGCGACATCTTCGATTTCGTGGGCGATGATTGCTCGCTGGCCTTCGGAGCCGACGCAGACATGCCGCCGGTGCGCAAGACCGATGCCGCACCGCCGACGCCTGCAGCGCCCCAGGCTGCCCCGCCCGTCGCCGTTCAGACAGCGGCGCCCGCCCCCGCCGCGGACGCCCCCATCGCGGTCGAGGAGGCCACGACAGCGCGCGTCGCTGCGTCCGGCGGTTCCGCCCCGCCCGCGCCCCCTGCGCCGGGTCAGTCCATCCGCATCGAGCTCGGAAAGCTCGACAAGCTTATCGATGCTGTCGGCGAACTCGTGATCGCGCAGGCCATGATGGCGCAGCGTCTTGCCGGACAGGGCCTCGCCGTTGCCGAGGAAATGGCGATGATCGAGGGCCTCACCCGCGACATTCAGGAATCGGCCATGTCGATCCGCGCGCAACCGATCGGCTCGGTCTTCAGCCGCGTGCCGCGCATCCTGCGTGAACTGTCGTCCACCACCGGCAAGCATGTCCGCCTCGAAGTTTCGGGCGAAAGCACCGAGCTCGACAAGACCGTGATCGAGCGCCTGGGCGAACCGTTGACCCACCTCATCCGCAATGCCGTGGACCATGGCATCGAACCGGCCGACGAGCGCATTGCTGCAGGAAAATCCGCCGAAGGCACGCTGACCCTCTCGGCCGAGCACCGCTCGGGCCGGATTCTCATCCGCATCGGCGATGACGGTAAGGGCATCGATCGCGAGCGCGTCTTTGCCAAGGCCGTCGAGAAGGGTCTGATCGCGCCCGATGCCATCCTGTCCAAGGAAGAAATCGACCTGCTGATCTTCGCCCCCGGCTTCTCCACCGCCCAGCAGGTCTCGAACATTTCGGGCCGAGGGGTGGGGATGGACGTGGTCCGCCAGAATGTGAAGGATCTGGGCGGGCGCATCACCATCGATTCCGAACCGGGCAAGGGCACGACTTTTACCCTGACCCTGCCGCTCACCCTCGCCATCTCGGACGGTATGGTCGTCAATGTAGGCGACCAGACGCTGGTCGTGCCGCTCGCCAACGTGGTCGAGAGCCTGCGTCCCGAGCCGCACGAAGTGCAGGGCCTTGGCGCCAGCCGCAGCATGATCAATGTGCGCGGCAGGTTCATTCCCGTCATCTCGCTGGCCCATTCGGTCGGCGCGGCACAAGCTGTAAGCGACCCGCGTGAGGCCGTGCTGATCGTGGTCGAAACCGAAGGCGCAGGCCGTGCCGCGCTGATGGTCGATGCCATCTGCGATCAGCGCCAGGTCGTGATCAAGAGCCTCGACACGCATTACCGCTCTGTCGAAGGCGTCGCCGGCGCTACCATCCTCGGCGATGGACGGGTCGCCCTGATCATCGACGTCGACGGGCTGGTCTCGCGCAGCCTTTCGTCGGCCTCCTCCGCAGCCATGGCTGAAGCCGCATGA
- a CDS encoding chemotaxis protein CheW yields the protein MLRELITFEVEGQVFGLDIMAIREIRAWSPTTRLPRVPHYVAGVVNLRGTVLPVVDLAARLGWRATEATPRHAIIVTQQGAQISGWIVDSVSDIVTIDSEALQPPPPTSAGDTVVPFLEGLAAIEDRMVMVLNLAALSDGAQIAEAA from the coding sequence ATGTTGCGTGAACTGATCACCTTCGAGGTTGAAGGCCAGGTTTTCGGCCTCGACATCATGGCCATCCGCGAAATCCGCGCCTGGTCGCCCACCACGCGCCTGCCGCGCGTGCCGCACTATGTCGCAGGCGTCGTGAACCTGCGCGGCACGGTCCTTCCGGTCGTCGATCTCGCCGCCCGCCTCGGCTGGCGCGCCACCGAAGCGACGCCCCGGCACGCGATCATCGTCACCCAGCAGGGCGCGCAGATCTCCGGCTGGATCGTGGATTCGGTCAGCGACATCGTCACCATCGACAGCGAAGCGCTCCAGCCGCCGCCGCCGACGTCGGCGGGTGATACCGTCGTGCCTTTCCTCGAAGGTCTGGCCGCGATCGAAGACCGCATGGTCATGGTCCTGAATCTCGCCGCCCTTTCCGATGGCGCCCAGATCGCCGAAGCAGCCTGA
- a CDS encoding response regulator — protein sequence MSNTTRILTVDDSPSMRALLNHALSGHGFDVSQAEDGMAALDWLAMNEVDVVITDINMPRLDGFGLIERLREGSRHRDRPILVLTTESSDEKKARARAAGATGWIVKPFDPEKLVAAVRRVSH from the coding sequence ATGAGCAACACCACCCGGATCCTTACCGTAGACGACAGCCCCTCAATGCGGGCGCTCCTCAACCATGCCCTGTCGGGGCACGGTTTCGACGTATCGCAGGCCGAGGACGGCATGGCCGCCCTCGACTGGCTGGCCATGAACGAGGTCGACGTCGTCATTACCGACATCAACATGCCGCGTCTCGATGGCTTCGGCCTGATCGAGCGCCTGCGCGAGGGCAGCCGCCACCGCGATCGTCCGATCCTCGTGCTGACCACCGAAAGCTCGGACGAGAAGAAGGCACGCGCCCGCGCGGCCGGCGCGACTGGCTGGATCGTCAAGCCGTTCGACCCGGAAAAGCTCGTCGCCGCCGTCCGCCGCGTCTCCCACTGA
- a CDS encoding STAS domain-containing protein, with protein sequence MTSITLPERCDRAAAEALLPEMLAALGSGPLEIDARECRQVGQAMLQLLVSARQTGDGAVILPSNALTEAAALTGLSDELFSGVLA encoded by the coding sequence ATGACATCGATCACCCTGCCAGAGCGCTGCGACCGCGCCGCCGCCGAAGCCTTGTTGCCCGAAATGCTGGCGGCGCTTGGATCGGGTCCGCTCGAGATCGATGCGCGCGAATGTCGGCAGGTCGGGCAAGCGATGCTGCAACTGCTGGTGAGCGCCCGCCAGACCGGCGATGGGGCAGTGATTCTCCCCTCGAATGCCCTGACCGAGGCCGCCGCACTGACGGGGCTTTCTGATGAACTGTTCTCGGGAGTGCTGGCATGA
- the cheB gene encoding chemotaxis-specific protein-glutamate methyltransferase CheB yields MTIRVVIVEDSPTMRAILMNRLGKEPDIEVVAAAANAAEGRQMIRELDPDVVTLDIEMPGMNGLDFLAKIMELRPTPVIIVSGSTQEGNEMTARALALGAVDCYAKSGGGHGLDDAGRLAGMIREAAKVQFTARAPQTRRVASEARGLLADRPALIAIGSSTGGVEALQTVLSGFPADCPPTLIVQHINARFAPAVARTLDQSCPPRIVVAEPDTPLRDGHVYLAPGDDRHLTLGGTSTLHCKLRAGAPVSGHLPSVDVLFESVARTVGSRAVGILLTGMGADGAQGLLAMAQSGARTIAQDEATCTVFGMPRAAINLGAARVVAPSAQSRATRSTRPPEMSFETPIPGAPPLERVTVMQGQALASGSPSIEYSTVLGSCVATCLYDPEARIGGMNHFLLSEPPANAAGTKVDEHYGVYLMELLVNEMLARGARKGNLKAHLYGGANVNRNMMRIGSMNADFAREFLRREGIALMREDLGGTQARRVDFRPASGQVRHRTVEDRFAPPVQPTPRPALARGDVELF; encoded by the coding sequence ATGACCATTCGCGTCGTCATCGTCGAGGATTCGCCCACCATGCGCGCAATCCTGATGAACCGGCTTGGCAAGGAGCCCGACATCGAAGTCGTCGCGGCCGCCGCAAATGCCGCCGAGGGCCGCCAGATGATCCGCGAACTGGACCCGGACGTGGTCACGCTGGACATCGAGATGCCCGGCATGAACGGCCTCGATTTCCTCGCCAAGATCATGGAACTGCGCCCGACCCCGGTGATCATCGTGTCCGGCTCGACGCAGGAAGGCAACGAGATGACCGCCCGCGCGCTCGCGCTCGGCGCTGTCGATTGCTATGCCAAGTCGGGTGGCGGGCACGGGCTGGACGATGCCGGCCGTCTTGCCGGCATGATCCGTGAAGCCGCGAAAGTGCAATTCACCGCGCGCGCCCCGCAAACGCGCCGCGTCGCCAGCGAAGCGCGCGGATTGCTGGCAGATCGCCCCGCCCTGATCGCCATCGGTTCGTCGACCGGCGGAGTCGAAGCGCTGCAGACTGTGCTTTCGGGCTTCCCGGCAGACTGCCCGCCCACGCTGATCGTGCAGCACATCAACGCCCGCTTCGCCCCCGCCGTCGCGCGCACCCTTGACCAGTCCTGCCCGCCGCGCATCGTCGTTGCCGAACCCGATACGCCGCTCCGGGATGGCCACGTATATCTCGCCCCCGGCGATGATCGCCACCTCACGCTGGGCGGCACCTCCACCTTGCATTGCAAGCTGCGCGCCGGGGCTCCGGTCTCCGGCCACCTGCCAAGTGTCGACGTCTTGTTCGAATCCGTGGCCAGGACGGTCGGCTCCCGGGCGGTGGGCATCCTGTTGACCGGCATGGGGGCCGACGGAGCTCAGGGCCTGCTCGCCATGGCCCAGAGCGGCGCTCGCACCATTGCCCAGGACGAGGCAACCTGCACCGTGTTCGGCATGCCACGCGCGGCCATCAATCTTGGCGCGGCCCGGGTTGTCGCCCCCTCGGCGCAATCGCGCGCCACGCGTTCAACAAGGCCGCCTGAGATGAGCTTCGAAACCCCCATCCCCGGCGCGCCGCCGCTCGAACGGGTCACCGTGATGCAGGGCCAGGCGCTGGCAAGCGGCAGCCCGTCGATCGAATATTCGACCGTGCTGGGCTCTTGCGTCGCCACCTGTCTTTATGATCCCGAGGCGCGGATCGGCGGCATGAACCACTTCCTGCTTTCGGAGCCACCCGCCAACGCTGCCGGCACCAAGGTCGACGAACACTACGGCGTCTACCTGATGGAGCTTCTGGTCAACGAGATGCTCGCCCGCGGCGCACGCAAGGGCAACCTCAAGGCGCACCTCTATGGCGGCGCCAACGTCAATCGCAACATGATGCGCATCGGCTCGATGAACGCCGATTTCGCCCGCGAATTCCTCCGTCGTGAAGGCATTGCGCTGATGCGTGAGGACCTTGGCGGCACCCAGGCGCGCCGCGTCGATTTCCGCCCGGCATCGGGCCAGGTCCGCCACCGCACGGTGGAAGACCGGTTCGCGCCACCCGTCCAGCCCACCCCGCGCCCGGCACTTGCTCGTGGCGATGTCGAACTGTTCTGA
- a CDS encoding beta-L-arabinofuranosidase domain-containing protein — translation MTVTALDLGATRRSFLQGASALALFSHNVSAFATGAAPAPVQVKDRAQPFDMSDITLAESPFLHAQRMTEAYLLRLSPDRMLHNFRRNAGLEPRAPVYGGWESEQTWEDINCHGHTLGHYLSACALAWRATGKAEYRTRIEYVASELAECQKASGSGLVCAFPRGAALVAAHLRGEKITGVPWYTLHKIYAGLRDAAELADSARARDVLLRLADWGVIATRDLSDEAFEAMLETEHGGMNEVYADLFTMTGKAEYRTLAERFSHKAILRPLAERRDHLDGLHANTQVPKIVGFQRVHEVTGAPEYHRAAQFFWQTVTGPRAFATGGHGDNEHFFPIADGAAHVFSAKGSETCCQHNMLKLTRALFMAEPKAEYADYYEGTLYNGILASQDPDSGMATYFQGARPGYMKLYHTPEDSFWCCTGTGMENHVKYRDSIYFHNADTLWVNLFIPSAVRWRGKGAELAQETAFPEQPETLLRWKCSKPFAATVNLRHPAWSRTARVLVNGAEVETSNEPGRFLAVRRTWRNGDTIALQLKMETTAQALPAADDIVAFKHGPLVLAGALDPVPQGSDIVVNERLYGAYNDTPVKVPQLAGDALDLAKTIRGGAKPLEFELPAADGSPVRLLPYYRIAHQRYATYWKLA, via the coding sequence ATGACCGTAACCGCTCTCGACCTTGGCGCGACCCGGCGCTCGTTTCTTCAAGGAGCAAGCGCGCTTGCCCTATTCTCGCACAATGTCAGCGCCTTCGCGACAGGGGCTGCCCCGGCGCCGGTGCAGGTCAAGGACCGCGCCCAGCCTTTTGACATGTCTGACATAACGCTTGCCGAGAGCCCGTTTCTGCATGCCCAGCGCATGACCGAAGCCTACCTCCTGCGGCTTTCGCCCGACCGGATGCTGCACAATTTCCGCAGGAATGCCGGGCTTGAACCGCGCGCCCCGGTCTATGGCGGCTGGGAATCCGAACAGACGTGGGAGGACATCAATTGCCACGGCCATACGCTCGGCCACTACCTGTCCGCCTGCGCACTCGCCTGGCGCGCCACCGGCAAGGCCGAGTACCGGACTCGCATCGAGTACGTCGCAAGCGAGTTGGCGGAATGCCAGAAGGCATCGGGCTCGGGCCTGGTCTGCGCATTTCCCCGGGGCGCCGCGCTGGTCGCCGCACATCTGCGCGGCGAGAAGATCACCGGGGTTCCGTGGTACACGCTGCACAAGATCTACGCGGGGCTGCGCGACGCGGCGGAACTGGCGGACAGCGCACGGGCGAGGGACGTGCTGCTGCGGCTGGCGGACTGGGGCGTGATTGCCACGCGTGACCTTTCGGATGAAGCGTTCGAGGCCATGCTCGAGACCGAGCACGGCGGCATGAACGAGGTCTACGCCGACCTATTCACGATGACCGGCAAGGCGGAATACCGGACGCTTGCCGAGCGCTTCTCGCACAAGGCGATCCTGCGCCCGCTGGCAGAACGCCGCGATCACCTCGACGGGCTGCACGCCAATACCCAAGTGCCGAAGATCGTGGGATTCCAACGGGTTCACGAGGTGACGGGCGCGCCGGAGTACCACCGCGCCGCGCAGTTCTTCTGGCAGACCGTCACCGGCCCGCGCGCCTTCGCCACCGGCGGCCATGGCGACAACGAGCATTTCTTCCCCATCGCCGATGGAGCGGCGCACGTCTTTTCCGCAAAGGGGTCGGAAACCTGTTGCCAGCACAACATGCTCAAGCTCACGCGTGCCCTGTTCATGGCCGAGCCGAAGGCCGAGTATGCGGATTACTACGAGGGCACGCTCTACAACGGCATCCTCGCCTCGCAGGACCCGGACAGCGGTATGGCGACGTACTTTCAGGGCGCGCGGCCGGGCTACATGAAGTTGTACCACACGCCCGAGGATTCCTTCTGGTGCTGCACCGGCACCGGCATGGAGAACCACGTAAAGTACCGAGATTCCATCTACTTCCACAATGCTGACACGCTCTGGGTGAACCTGTTCATCCCCTCTGCGGTGCGCTGGCGCGGCAAGGGGGCAGAACTCGCACAGGAGACCGCGTTCCCCGAGCAGCCGGAGACCTTGCTGCGCTGGAAATGCTCAAAGCCATTCGCTGCCACGGTAAACTTGCGCCATCCCGCGTGGAGCCGGACTGCGCGCGTCCTGGTAAACGGGGCGGAAGTCGAGACGTCGAATGAACCCGGACGCTTCCTCGCGGTGCGCAGGACCTGGCGCAACGGCGACACGATCGCACTGCAACTGAAGATGGAAACGACTGCCCAGGCTTTGCCAGCGGCGGACGACATCGTAGCGTTCAAGCACGGGCCGCTGGTGCTTGCCGGAGCGCTGGACCCGGTGCCGCAGGGCAGCGACATCGTGGTCAACGAGCGGCTCTACGGCGCCTACAACGATACACCGGTAAAGGTGCCGCAACTGGCTGGCGACGCACTCGATCTGGCAAAAACGATCCGCGGCGGGGCCAAACCACTGGAGTTCGAACTACCCGCGGCGGACGGCTCACCTGTCCGGCTGCTGCCCTATTACAGGATCGCCCACCAACGCTACGCGACCTACTGGAAGCTTGCCTGA
- a CDS encoding protein-glutamate O-methyltransferase CheR — translation MPGVSPGVFDEADFRAISEIAHAEAGIVLPSGKAMLVYSRLAPLVRDSGCVTFGAYVLRIREDLAERQKAICALTTNHTFFYREAHHFEHFASDVRPEYIDRLQRGGKVRLWSAGCSSGEETWSLLMTLLGEDAGAGHAIARRDLRLLASDIASHALAKARAATYRAEDLKPVPEALRRAWTRTAGDECTIDPAVQQIARFRSLNLLGDWPMQGQFDTIFCRNVMIYFDGPTKERLVARFAEKLAPGGWLYIGHSERVTGPALDQLSTMGPTIYRKRAA, via the coding sequence ATGCCCGGGGTCAGCCCCGGGGTGTTCGACGAGGCCGATTTCCGCGCGATCTCCGAGATTGCCCATGCGGAAGCAGGCATCGTGCTGCCGTCGGGCAAGGCCATGCTGGTCTATTCCCGCCTGGCGCCGCTGGTGCGCGATTCGGGATGCGTCACGTTTGGTGCCTATGTCCTGCGCATCCGCGAGGACCTTGCCGAACGGCAGAAGGCCATCTGCGCGCTGACCACGAACCACACCTTCTTCTATCGCGAGGCACATCACTTCGAGCATTTCGCCAGCGATGTCCGGCCCGAATATATCGATCGCCTGCAGCGTGGCGGCAAGGTCCGCCTGTGGTCTGCAGGCTGTTCGAGCGGGGAGGAAACCTGGTCGCTGCTGATGACCCTGCTGGGCGAAGACGCCGGGGCTGGCCATGCCATTGCCCGGCGGGATCTGCGGCTGCTCGCCAGCGACATTGCCAGCCACGCGCTCGCCAAGGCCCGCGCCGCTACCTACCGCGCCGAAGATCTCAAGCCGGTTCCCGAAGCCCTCCGCCGCGCCTGGACGCGCACGGCGGGCGATGAATGCACGATCGACCCGGCTGTGCAGCAGATCGCGCGCTTCCGGTCGCTGAACCTGCTTGGTGACTGGCCGATGCAGGGGCAGTTCGACACGATCTTCTGCCGCAACGTGATGATCTATTTCGACGGACCGACCAAGGAACGCCTGGTCGCCCGTTTCGCCGAGAAGCTCGCGCCCGGCGGCTGGCTGTACATCGGCCATTCCGAGCGGGTCACCGGCCCCGCTCTCGACCAACTCTCCACCATGGGACCAACCATCTACCGCAAGAGGGCTGCATGA
- a CDS encoding TonB-dependent receptor plug domain-containing protein, with amino-acid sequence MLAFALPARGAEEAPETAPPTAQTVGTRSTFTPKDFERFAPRNALDMLRQVPGFTIREGEEARGLGQASGNVLVNSKRLSSKSDDIWTQLSRIPASTVERIELVDGAKLDIPGLTGQVANVIARSTSFSGQFRYSPEYRVHYADPRYTNGEVSVSGRRGPVEYTVSLTNNANRGAAGGPTIITDRNGAVIQTRDDVIKANRDDPKLAVRLTIDGPGSSIANLNGSFQRVPRHFTENSVRTNADGSVIVRDLLDKSSARNWEIGGDYEFALGPGRLKLIGLNREEHEPYSQQVVTMFDDGSPATGDRFAQTGDSSERIVRGEYSWKMFGGDWQLAGEGAFNSLRNVATLAELNGAGEFVEIPFPEGTGGVKEDRYDASLSFSRPLSSTLTLQMIVGAEKSTLMQTGATGPEGNLSRSFFRPKGSLSLGWKAAKSLDVSFKIKRSVGQLSFYDFLARRFLDDGNANSGNADLVPQQDWSAELELNRTFGKLGSTKLRLVGRQVQDYVTVVPIGTNGESIGNVGSAQERQIVSNTTLQFDPLGWKGARLDFNVELTFTKLRDPFDPANHIPYGGITDRYWELNFRQDFQGTDWAAGASYEYNHQSLYHRRFERGRAYEGPVFAGVYIEHKNVFGLTVKASANNLLNGRQRWDREVFAGPRPNSPIAFVETRDRLIGPIFTLTVKGSI; translated from the coding sequence ATGCTTGCCTTTGCCCTGCCCGCGCGGGGAGCAGAGGAGGCCCCGGAAACCGCACCCCCGACCGCCCAGACGGTCGGCACCCGCAGCACCTTCACGCCCAAGGACTTCGAACGCTTCGCCCCGCGCAACGCGCTCGACATGCTGCGCCAGGTCCCCGGCTTCACCATCCGCGAAGGCGAGGAAGCGCGAGGCCTCGGCCAGGCCAGCGGCAACGTGCTAGTCAATTCAAAGCGCCTGTCGTCGAAGTCTGACGATATCTGGACCCAGCTTTCGCGCATCCCGGCCTCCACCGTCGAACGCATCGAACTGGTCGATGGCGCGAAGCTCGACATCCCCGGCCTTACCGGGCAAGTCGCCAACGTCATTGCCCGCTCCACCAGCTTTTCCGGCCAGTTCCGCTACAGCCCGGAATACCGCGTGCACTATGCCGATCCGCGCTACACCAATGGCGAAGTCTCGGTATCGGGCCGCCGGGGGCCGGTCGAGTACACCGTCAGCCTGACCAACAACGCCAATCGCGGCGCAGCCGGCGGGCCGACGATCATCACCGACCGCAACGGCGCGGTGATCCAGACGCGCGATGACGTGATCAAGGCCAACCGCGACGATCCCAAGCTCGCCGTGCGCCTGACGATCGACGGTCCCGGCTCGTCCATCGCCAACCTCAACGGCTCGTTCCAGCGCGTGCCCCGCCATTTCACCGAGAATTCGGTGCGTACCAACGCCGATGGCAGCGTGATCGTGCGCGACTTGCTCGACAAATCCTCGGCGCGGAACTGGGAGATCGGCGGCGACTACGAGTTCGCGCTTGGCCCCGGCCGCCTCAAGCTGATCGGCCTCAACCGCGAGGAGCACGAGCCCTACAGCCAGCAGGTCGTGACCATGTTCGACGATGGCTCACCCGCCACGGGCGACCGCTTCGCCCAGACCGGCGACAGCTCCGAGCGCATCGTCCGCGGTGAATATTCGTGGAAGATGTTCGGCGGCGACTGGCAACTGGCCGGAGAAGGCGCGTTCAATTCGCTCCGCAACGTTGCCACCCTCGCCGAACTCAACGGGGCCGGGGAGTTCGTGGAAATTCCCTTCCCCGAAGGCACCGGCGGCGTGAAGGAAGACCGTTACGACGCCAGCCTCTCGTTCAGCCGCCCGCTTTCCAGCACCCTGACCCTGCAAATGATCGTGGGCGCCGAGAAATCAACCCTGATGCAGACCGGCGCAACTGGCCCGGAAGGCAACCTCAGCCGCTCGTTCTTCCGGCCCAAGGGCTCGCTCTCGCTGGGCTGGAAGGCTGCAAAAAGCCTCGATGTCTCGTTCAAGATCAAGCGTTCGGTCGGCCAGCTTTCGTTCTACGACTTCCTTGCCCGCCGCTTCCTCGATGATGGCAATGCCAACAGCGGCAACGCCGATCTCGTGCCGCAGCAGGACTGGTCGGCCGAACTCGAACTCAATCGCACCTTCGGCAAGCTGGGCTCGACCAAGCTGCGCCTCGTCGGCCGCCAGGTGCAGGATTACGTGACCGTCGTCCCGATCGGCACGAACGGCGAATCCATCGGCAACGTCGGATCGGCGCAGGAACGGCAGATCGTCAGCAACACCACGCTGCAGTTCGATCCGCTTGGCTGGAAAGGCGCGCGGCTGGATTTCAACGTCGAACTGACCTTCACGAAGCTGCGTGATCCGTTCGACCCGGCCAACCACATCCCCTACGGCGGCATCACCGACCGCTACTGGGAACTGAACTTCCGCCAGGACTTCCAGGGCACCGACTGGGCGGCCGGCGCCTCCTACGAATACAACCACCAGTCGCTCTACCACCGCCGTTTCGAACGTGGCCGTGCCTATGAAGGGCCGGTGTTTGCCGGGGTCTACATCGAGCACAAGAACGTGTTCGGCCTGACCGTGAAGGCCAGCGCCAACAACCTCCTCAACGGCCGCCAGCGCTGGGACCGCGAGGTCTTCGCCGGCCCCCGCCCCAACTCTCCCATCGCCTTCGTCGAAACCCGCGACCGCCTGATCGGCCCGATCTTCACCCTGACCGTGAAGGGGAGCATCTGA